A genome region from Sphingorhabdus sp. SMR4y includes the following:
- a CDS encoding MarR family winged helix-turn-helix transcriptional regulator, translating into MSDNMGFLVGDISRLIRRTFDERAKAIGITRPQWRVLTWLQRHEGINQSALADMLELDAMALCRMVDRLQAADMVERRADPADRRAWKLYLTSKGIALTEQLQPIGEELLQEALVDISPEDQDKMYHLLERFRTNLQSIDEDDSRAKRTARG; encoded by the coding sequence ATGAGCGACAATATGGGATTTCTGGTCGGCGATATTTCCCGACTGATCCGACGGACCTTCGACGAAAGGGCCAAGGCGATCGGTATCACCCGTCCGCAATGGCGGGTGCTCACTTGGCTGCAGCGCCATGAAGGGATAAACCAGAGCGCCCTTGCAGATATGCTGGAACTCGATGCCATGGCCCTCTGCCGGATGGTCGACCGGCTGCAAGCAGCGGACATGGTCGAGCGCCGTGCCGATCCCGCCGACCGCCGCGCGTGGAAATTATATCTCACCAGCAAGGGCATTGCGCTGACCGAGCAGTTACAACCCATCGGTGAAGAATTGCTGCAGGAGGCGCTTGTCGACATATCGCCCGAGGATCAGGACAAAATGTATCATTTGCTCGAACGGTTCCGCACCAATCTGCAATCGATCGACGAAGATGATTCGCGCGCGAAGCGGACTGCCCGTGGCTGA